One Gloeothece verrucosa PCC 7822 DNA window includes the following coding sequences:
- a CDS encoding hybrid sensor histidine kinase/response regulator, with product MNHYYSSSSDINKQSLQSSWSGRSEVLLTQQNQILKMIASGRPLLEILDNIINFMEKESGLALCSVLLLEKDGTQLRWGSAPSLPEDYNRNVDGLKVGACNGSCGTAVHRGEMVIVTDIARDPLWHSARNLALKYELRACTSVPIFSSKKEVLGTFAFYYRQPSHPSEYDLQLIEVAQSLTAIAIERQKMDEERNQLLLKEREARQEAEQLNRIKDEFVMMLSHELRTPLTAILGWSQLLKKRLIHEQNSCQKAIETIERNAKLESQLIDDLLDITKILTDKFKLKKDIVYLESLIKLTVDSLLLTAEAKEIPINIMIESPKLKVLGDERRLQQIFWNLVSNSIKFTEAGGLITIKLQREQEQAKITITDTGIGIKPALLPFVFDRFWQADSSSQRMAGGLGIGLSIVHRLVELHQGQVIAESLGEGKGATFTVLLPLVQSKPISKIFSESNLLSIQVVKDALKGYRILIVDDEPDTLKLAEVTLKAYGSDVMAVDTAEKAFTLINHWNPNLVISDLAMPGMNGYELLKRLQATDNLDLKIIALTAYVSEEEKNRALSAGFQIYLSKPIEPEQLVAEVLQIIRT from the coding sequence ATGAACCACTATTACTCTTCTTCATCTGATATAAATAAGCAATCTTTACAGTCTTCTTGGTCAGGACGCAGTGAAGTTCTTTTAACACAGCAAAACCAAATTCTCAAAATGATCGCCTCTGGAAGACCATTATTAGAGATACTGGATAATATTATTAATTTTATGGAAAAAGAATCAGGCTTGGCACTCTGTTCAGTGCTTTTGCTTGAAAAAGATGGGACTCAACTGCGTTGGGGGTCTGCGCCTAGTCTTCCTGAAGACTATAACAGAAATGTAGATGGACTAAAAGTAGGCGCTTGTAATGGCTCTTGTGGAACGGCAGTACATAGAGGAGAAATGGTTATTGTAACCGATATTGCTCGTGATCCCCTTTGGCATTCTGCCCGAAATCTGGCTTTAAAATATGAACTAAGAGCTTGTACTTCTGTACCCATTTTCAGCAGTAAAAAAGAAGTCCTCGGAACTTTTGCCTTCTATTATCGACAGCCGAGTCATCCCAGTGAATATGACCTTCAATTAATAGAAGTAGCGCAAAGTTTAACCGCCATTGCCATCGAGCGGCAAAAAATGGACGAAGAAAGAAATCAACTTTTGCTCAAAGAGCGAGAAGCACGCCAAGAAGCCGAACAATTGAACCGCATCAAAGATGAGTTTGTGATGATGCTGTCTCATGAACTTCGAACTCCTTTAACGGCTATTTTGGGCTGGTCACAACTGCTGAAAAAACGCTTAATTCATGAGCAAAATTCTTGCCAAAAAGCTATTGAAACTATTGAACGAAATGCTAAGTTAGAATCTCAATTAATTGATGATTTGCTAGATATAACCAAGATTTTAACCGATAAATTCAAGCTTAAAAAGGATATTGTTTATCTAGAATCTCTAATTAAACTGACAGTAGATTCACTTTTACTGACAGCCGAAGCTAAAGAAATTCCCATTAATATCATGATCGAATCACCAAAACTTAAGGTCTTGGGAGATGAACGAAGATTACAACAAATTTTCTGGAATCTTGTCTCCAATTCGATTAAGTTTACTGAAGCGGGCGGCTTAATTACGATTAAGCTTCAAAGAGAACAGGAGCAGGCAAAAATAACCATAACTGACACGGGAATTGGCATTAAACCTGCACTGTTACCCTTTGTTTTTGACCGTTTTTGGCAAGCAGATAGTTCTAGCCAACGCATGGCAGGAGGGTTAGGAATAGGACTATCGATCGTTCATCGTTTAGTGGAGTTACACCAAGGTCAAGTCATTGCTGAAAGTTTGGGGGAGGGAAAAGGAGCTACCTTTACTGTATTGCTTCCTCTCGTACAGTCTAAACCAATTTCTAAGATTTTTTCAGAGAGCAATTTATTATCAATTCAAGTGGTCAAAGATGCCCTTAAAGGATATCGAATTTTAATTGTAGACGATGAGCCGGACACCCTTAAACTCGCTGAAGTGACTCTTAAAGCTTATGGTTCTGATGTCATGGCAGTAGACACTGCCGAAAAAGCATTTACACTTATTAATCATTGGAATCCTAACTTAGTGATCAGCGATTTGGCGATGCCTGGGATGAATGGATATGAACTGCTTAAGCGGCTTCAAGCAACAGATAATCTCGATTTAAAAATCATTGCTCTGACGGCTTATGTCAGTGAAGAAGAAAAAAACCGCGCTTTGTCGGCAGGTTTTCAAATCTACCTTTCAAAACCCATTGAACCTGAGCAACTTGTGGCAGAAGTTCTTCAGATCATTAGGACTTAA
- the ilvN gene encoding acetolactate synthase small subunit: MKHTLSVLVEDEAGVLTRIAGLFARRGFNIESLAVGPAEQPGISRITMVVPGDDGIIEQITKQLYKLINVLKVQDITQIPCVERELMLVKVNASAAFRAEVIELAQVFRARVVDISEDTLTLEVVGDPGKMVAIVQMLNKFGIKEIARTGKVALVRESGVNTEYLKTIAATAKVS; encoded by the coding sequence ATGAAACACACCCTTTCCGTTTTAGTCGAAGATGAAGCCGGGGTTTTAACCCGAATTGCTGGATTATTTGCCCGTCGTGGTTTTAATATCGAAAGTTTAGCCGTCGGTCCTGCTGAACAACCAGGTATTTCTCGAATTACGATGGTTGTTCCTGGAGATGATGGCATCATTGAGCAAATTACTAAGCAACTCTACAAGCTGATCAATGTTCTAAAAGTCCAAGATATCACCCAAATTCCCTGCGTAGAACGAGAATTAATGTTGGTGAAAGTTAATGCGAGTGCGGCTTTTCGAGCAGAAGTCATTGAGTTAGCTCAAGTTTTTCGGGCTAGAGTTGTGGATATTTCTGAAGATACTTTAACTTTGGAAGTGGTAGGCGATCCGGGTAAAATGGTGGCCATCGTCCAAATGCTTAACAAATTTGGCATTAAAGAAATTGCCCGTACCGGCAAAGTTGCCCTAGTTAGAGAATCTGGCGTTAATACTGAATATCTTAAAACTATTGCGGCTACGGCTAAAGTCTCTTAA
- a CDS encoding Tic22 family protein → MMKLFRRTAIVGLVGSTIFASGLGGNFRALALPEQQILEKLQPIPVFTVADDQGVPLVEVVENDKKVTGVFISRQDAQAYLAQVQKQNPEIGKKVKVQPVSLGQVYKLQQSQKEPNALIVDYVPTQTEVESAKKLLTDNGQEYKGGVPLFVAKAGKEEGYLMINQNNQPVIPMFFEKSAATALAEEYKKQKPELASTVKIEVVPLEGVIGALKESNDQMLTKIVLVPSKDTLDFIRANLPKQAPQQAPQQAPQQQPKK, encoded by the coding sequence ATGATGAAATTATTTCGCCGGACTGCTATTGTTGGATTAGTTGGAAGCACTATCTTCGCCTCTGGACTAGGGGGAAATTTCAGAGCATTAGCGTTACCCGAACAACAGATTCTCGAAAAACTACAGCCAATTCCCGTGTTCACTGTTGCTGACGATCAAGGTGTGCCGCTAGTAGAAGTGGTAGAAAACGATAAAAAAGTAACAGGGGTATTTATCAGCCGCCAAGATGCTCAAGCCTATTTGGCTCAAGTTCAAAAACAAAACCCCGAAATTGGTAAAAAAGTCAAAGTACAACCTGTATCTTTAGGACAAGTTTACAAGCTGCAACAATCTCAAAAAGAACCCAATGCGTTAATTGTAGATTATGTGCCCACCCAGACAGAAGTAGAATCAGCCAAAAAACTCTTAACCGACAATGGGCAAGAATATAAGGGAGGAGTTCCTTTGTTTGTTGCCAAAGCTGGAAAAGAAGAAGGTTATCTGATGATCAATCAAAATAACCAGCCGGTTATTCCTATGTTTTTTGAAAAATCAGCCGCTACAGCACTAGCTGAAGAATATAAAAAACAAAAGCCTGAACTAGCATCAACGGTGAAAATAGAAGTTGTGCCTTTAGAAGGTGTCATTGGCGCTTTAAAAGAGAGTAACGATCAAATGTTAACTAAAATTGTTTTAGTTCCTTCTAAAGACACCTTAGACTTCATCCGGGCTAATCTTCCCAAGCAGGCTCCCCAGCAGGCTCCCCAACAGGCTCCCCAACAACAACCCAAAAAATAA
- a CDS encoding Tic22 family protein, translated as MIKSLNKNLLTLTIITQVFLLSGLTSNRKILALSQEEVLQKLAPITLFTIGNQKGDLIFIQTPNKPDVALLYISQQQAQRAAQQLNQTKPGNSYQVIPVSLADMYKFFKEKSGQPNAPVLQLVPVQQEVEAAKGILSQQNQVVKDFPGVPLFYITYEQDKKEVFLTAKNGTENIIPLSFEKDFVQNQIQIAKQQQPDLAGTFKIRVMTLQSLILLFEQKDNDGIRKMVVIPSQETIEFSRQLQQQQKSP; from the coding sequence ATGATTAAAAGTTTAAATAAAAACCTATTGACTTTAACAATCATTACTCAAGTGTTTCTCTTGTCAGGATTAACTTCAAACAGAAAAATTTTAGCATTATCTCAAGAAGAAGTTCTGCAAAAATTAGCCCCGATAACCCTGTTTACCATTGGCAATCAGAAAGGAGATTTAATATTTATTCAAACCCCCAACAAGCCCGACGTGGCTTTACTATATATTAGTCAGCAGCAAGCGCAAAGAGCCGCTCAACAACTTAACCAAACAAAACCCGGAAATTCTTATCAAGTTATTCCTGTATCTTTAGCGGATATGTATAAATTTTTTAAAGAAAAGAGCGGACAACCAAATGCTCCTGTATTGCAGCTAGTGCCTGTGCAACAAGAAGTTGAGGCGGCCAAGGGAATATTAAGTCAACAAAATCAAGTGGTTAAGGATTTTCCCGGTGTGCCTTTGTTTTATATAACTTATGAACAAGATAAGAAAGAAGTGTTTTTAACAGCTAAAAATGGGACAGAAAATATAATTCCGCTATCTTTTGAAAAAGATTTTGTGCAAAATCAGATTCAAATAGCTAAACAGCAACAACCGGACCTGGCTGGCACATTTAAAATCCGAGTGATGACATTACAAAGTTTAATTCTTCTTTTTGAACAGAAAGATAACGACGGTATCCGAAAAATGGTGGTGATTCCCTCTCAAGAAACAATAGAATTTAGCCGCCAACTTCAACAACAGCAAAAATCGCCATAA
- a CDS encoding Tic22 family protein — translation MMLNSLIRRGIRIALAVGITVSSWLGFYQSSLALPEPQVLQKLEQIPMFLIVAQDGNLVLINTQTPQGSDTSSGRLVIFGAYSDAAKMLDLLQKNSSDLAGKIKIIPLAFSRVYEMLKKMSQEEKKMPPITFFSQEEDMKAATDILQQSGKKVDNLQKFGIPLFFVTIGKNEEFIVKKNDQGNTFIPFYMTLKDAQAELEEYKKQFPDRKPEEIKIGVVPLLELVQVLLQKDEEALKIMQIIPSEQQINEANRLLQNTKANGSQ, via the coding sequence ATGATGCTCAACTCTTTAATTCGCAGGGGGATTAGGATCGCATTAGCGGTAGGGATTACAGTTTCATCTTGGCTAGGATTTTATCAGTCATCTTTGGCCTTACCCGAACCACAAGTTCTTCAAAAGCTTGAACAAATTCCTATGTTTCTTATTGTTGCTCAAGATGGAAATTTAGTTTTAATTAACACTCAAACTCCCCAAGGATCTGATACTTCCTCCGGTAGACTTGTCATATTTGGAGCTTATAGTGATGCCGCCAAAATGTTAGACCTTCTCCAAAAGAATAGCTCGGACTTAGCGGGAAAAATAAAAATTATTCCTCTGGCTTTTAGTCGAGTTTATGAAATGCTCAAGAAAATGAGTCAAGAGGAAAAGAAGATGCCTCCTATTACTTTTTTTTCTCAAGAAGAAGATATGAAAGCCGCCACAGATATCCTGCAACAAAGTGGAAAAAAAGTCGATAATCTCCAAAAATTTGGCATTCCTTTGTTTTTTGTTACCATTGGAAAAAATGAAGAATTCATCGTCAAAAAAAATGATCAAGGCAATACCTTTATTCCTTTTTACATGACTTTAAAGGATGCTCAAGCTGAGCTAGAGGAATATAAAAAACAATTTCCTGACCGCAAGCCAGAAGAAATTAAAATAGGAGTAGTCCCTTTATTAGAATTGGTTCAAGTGCTACTCCAAAAAGATGAAGAAGCCTTAAAAATAATGCAAATTATTCCTTCAGAACAACAAATTAATGAGGCGAATAGATTATTGCAAAATACCAAGGCGAATGGGTCTCAGTGA
- a CDS encoding GNAT family N-acetyltransferase, with amino-acid sequence MVFWKKFFNSSDVPSSTPSPIFPGEALEISRDSHGQFRIFFSTEREIDLYELEELCDAVGWARRPLRKVKKALEHSFLVVSMWEVRGNRRRLIGFARATSDYAFNATIWDVVVHPSFQNQGLGKALMKYMIKKLRSEDISNITLFADPQVIDFYRRLGFVLDPEGIKGMFWYPD; translated from the coding sequence ATGGTTTTCTGGAAAAAATTCTTCAATAGTTCTGATGTCCCGTCAAGCACTCCTTCTCCGATATTTCCTGGAGAAGCCTTAGAAATTAGCCGTGATTCTCATGGACAGTTTCGCATTTTTTTTAGCACAGAGCGAGAGATCGATCTGTACGAGTTAGAAGAACTTTGTGATGCTGTCGGATGGGCCCGTCGTCCTTTACGTAAAGTCAAGAAAGCGCTTGAACATAGCTTTTTAGTGGTTTCTATGTGGGAAGTTCGAGGAAATAGACGACGATTAATTGGTTTTGCACGTGCTACTTCAGATTACGCCTTTAATGCCACTATTTGGGATGTGGTGGTTCATCCCAGTTTTCAAAATCAGGGACTAGGTAAGGCGTTAATGAAGTATATGATTAAAAAATTACGGTCTGAAGATATCAGTAATATTACTCTGTTTGCCGATCCGCAGGTGATAGATTTTTATCGCCGTCTGGGCTTTGTCTTAGATCCGGAGGGGATTAAGGGAATGTTTTGGTATCCTGATTAA
- a CDS encoding alpha/beta fold hydrolase codes for MPTIDILGVPHTYELIAQSPVSSNPVLVFIHGWLLSRHYWQPLIEPLSLNYRCLIYDLRGFGDSQSVAPQGKQAINQPEELFNAHHECDENNCYSSYTLAAYANDLKILLQKLEIEQAWVIGHSLGGSIAIRGADGCSERIRGVICLNSGGGIYLKEEFERFRNLGQQLIKQRPRWLPNVPLIDWIFARMMVARPLEPHWGKQRVIDFVKADGKAALGSLLESTTEAEVHLLPQVVSRLKQPLYFLAGSQDRVMESKYVRHLASFHPSFDLNGNNVIEIPNCGHLSMLEQPEIVVDKIIEILLNHS; via the coding sequence ATGCCAACCATTGATATTTTGGGAGTCCCACATACTTACGAGTTAATTGCTCAATCTCCCGTATCTTCTAATCCTGTCCTGGTATTTATTCATGGCTGGTTGTTGAGCCGTCACTATTGGCAACCCCTGATTGAACCCCTATCCCTAAATTATCGATGTCTAATTTATGATTTAAGGGGATTTGGTGATTCTCAGTCAGTAGCCCCTCAAGGGAAACAAGCGATAAACCAACCTGAAGAACTGTTTAATGCTCATCATGAGTGTGATGAGAATAATTGTTATTCTAGCTATACCTTGGCCGCTTATGCCAATGACTTGAAAATTTTGTTACAAAAACTCGAAATAGAACAAGCTTGGGTCATTGGTCATTCTCTAGGGGGAAGTATAGCCATCCGAGGGGCAGACGGATGTAGTGAACGGATTAGAGGAGTCATTTGTTTAAACTCTGGAGGAGGCATTTATCTCAAAGAAGAATTTGAAAGATTTAGAAACCTAGGACAGCAGTTAATTAAACAACGACCCCGTTGGCTGCCCAATGTTCCTCTAATTGATTGGATTTTTGCTAGAATGATGGTTGCTCGTCCTTTGGAGCCTCACTGGGGAAAGCAACGAGTCATTGATTTTGTCAAAGCTGATGGAAAAGCCGCCCTAGGGTCTTTACTAGAGTCGACTACAGAAGCGGAAGTTCATTTGTTGCCTCAAGTCGTCTCCCGACTCAAGCAACCTCTGTATTTTCTAGCCGGTAGTCAAGACCGAGTCATGGAATCTAAATATGTTCGTCATTTAGCCAGTTTTCATCCCTCTTTTGATTTGAATGGAAACAATGTCATTGAAATTCCCAATTGTGGGCATCTATCCATGCTAGAACAACCCGAAATCGTAGTAGACAAAATCATTGAGATTTTGCTCAATCATAGTTAA
- a CDS encoding DUF6679 family protein, which produces MLHRKIYQLCTDGREVSIFLRDQQRWIDNARIVALEGDLVTIRYETEEDDEISSWEEMVRLESIGAVSQKLASVSRVNSEILVADDCPEAEQIRPRSPDSNQE; this is translated from the coding sequence ATGTTACACCGCAAGATTTATCAACTCTGTACAGATGGTCGTGAAGTTAGTATTTTCTTGCGGGATCAGCAACGCTGGATCGATAATGCTCGGATCGTTGCTCTAGAAGGTGATTTAGTCACCATCCGCTATGAAACCGAAGAAGATGATGAAATTAGTTCTTGGGAAGAGATGGTTCGCCTTGAAAGTATCGGCGCTGTCAGTCAAAAACTGGCCTCTGTCTCCCGAGTCAATTCTGAAATTTTGGTCGCTGATGATTGTCCGGAAGCCGAACAAATTCGCCCTCGCTCACCGGATTCTAATCAGGAATAA
- a CDS encoding MBL fold metallo-hydrolase produces MSQSRRASSEHQNPLFCFPYGVGHENEGICLSVDMGPYRILLDCGLRDIQPLQTDATPPAHLVFCSHAHGDHARGLLSLHQAFPQMPIYASEVTLELLPLNWLDHSHTSIPAFCQGLQWRTPINLFKDLSAEIFPAGHLPGAAAILLTYKTAKRTYKVFYTGDFSLSNFQLVEGLSVELLRGLAPDVLIIEGTYGTMRHPHRRQQEKNLMLRIHQALANDQSVLLPVPTLGLGQEILKLLRSHHQFTGKDLDIWVDGNVGAACDVYLQLLSEFPPSVQNFAKHQSLFWDERICPRMRRLTSLEELANSPAVVVTDKFDELGQYCLDHQRSWLILVANYGRNRLEQPPLKDLKRFPNISLETYLLAEHSDSRNTTQLIHNLRPQHVIFVHGSPTYLADLTSLEELQNRYQLHSPRVGTGVELPMVDKFIQPAAPTPSQYEGELNEQGTSVTISLSDAITQDPRWSHFADTGLVEARWQGEELLLRGLSQRELLSQTNAAKRSSDIDCCGTCCHYKSQRCWNPASPLYGFKVTPEGYCPVFEPQPFSQ; encoded by the coding sequence ATGAGTCAATCTCGTCGAGCATCTTCTGAGCATCAAAACCCATTATTCTGTTTTCCCTACGGTGTTGGGCATGAGAATGAAGGAATTTGTTTATCTGTTGATATGGGTCCTTACCGTATTCTTCTTGACTGCGGTTTAAGGGATATCCAACCCCTACAAACAGATGCTACTCCACCCGCTCATCTGGTATTTTGTAGTCATGCTCATGGAGATCATGCTCGAGGTTTGCTTTCATTACACCAGGCTTTTCCTCAAATGCCTATCTATGCCAGTGAAGTGACGCTTGAGCTATTGCCTCTCAATTGGTTAGACCATTCACATACTTCAATTCCTGCTTTTTGTCAAGGGCTTCAATGGCGTACCCCGATTAATTTGTTTAAAGACCTCAGTGCAGAAATTTTTCCGGCTGGTCATTTACCGGGTGCGGCAGCTATTTTACTGACCTATAAAACCGCTAAACGAACTTATAAAGTGTTTTATACAGGAGATTTTTCGCTGTCGAATTTCCAGTTAGTTGAGGGGTTATCGGTAGAACTGCTGCGGGGATTGGCACCAGATGTTTTAATTATTGAGGGAACTTATGGAACGATGCGGCATCCCCACCGCCGTCAACAAGAGAAAAATTTGATGCTGAGAATTCATCAAGCTCTTGCCAATGATCAGAGTGTTCTTTTGCCGGTGCCAACCCTAGGTTTGGGTCAAGAAATTTTGAAGCTTTTACGCTCTCATCATCAGTTTACCGGTAAAGATTTAGATATTTGGGTAGATGGAAATGTGGGAGCGGCTTGTGATGTTTATCTTCAGCTATTGTCGGAGTTTCCTCCATCAGTACAAAATTTTGCCAAACATCAATCGTTATTTTGGGATGAGCGTATCTGTCCACGAATGCGCCGTCTGACAAGTCTTGAAGAGTTAGCCAACAGTCCTGCTGTGGTGGTGACAGATAAATTTGATGAACTCGGCCAATATTGTCTTGATCATCAGCGCTCGTGGTTGATTTTAGTGGCTAATTATGGCCGGAATCGCCTTGAGCAACCCCCTCTTAAAGATTTAAAACGTTTTCCGAACATTAGCCTTGAAACATATCTGTTAGCCGAACACAGCGATAGCCGCAACACCACTCAACTAATTCATAATTTACGCCCACAGCACGTAATTTTTGTTCATGGATCTCCCACTTATTTGGCAGACTTGACGAGCCTAGAGGAATTACAAAACCGTTATCAACTGCATTCTCCTCGGGTGGGAACAGGAGTGGAATTACCGATGGTGGATAAATTTATTCAACCGGCCGCCCCCACTCCCAGCCAATACGAAGGAGAGTTAAATGAACAGGGGACTTCTGTGACGATTAGTTTATCTGATGCTATTACACAAGACCCTCGCTGGAGCCATTTTGCCGATACGGGCTTAGTTGAGGCTCGTTGGCAAGGTGAAGAATTGTTATTGCGCGGCTTATCCCAGCGAGAGCTTTTAAGTCAGACTAATGCGGCTAAACGCTCAAGTGATATTGACTGTTGTGGAACTTGCTGCCATTACAAAAGTCAGCGTTGTTGGAATCCCGCTTCTCCTTTGTATGGCTTTAAGGTAACACCGGAGGGATATTGCCCCGTCTTTGAACCTCAACCTTTTTCACAGTGA
- a CDS encoding cation:proton antiporter gives MEGSFELTLQIVITVIAGISAQVIAEYLKVPSIVFLLVFGITLGPDGLNYLHPHHLGVGLEVMVALSVAIILFEGGLNLGLRDLGRVSGSLRNLVTVGTLITLIGGGMSAHWLAEFPWSIAFLYASLVVVTGPTVIGPLLKQVHVDRQVATLLEGEGVLIDPVGAILAVVVLDTIINSHASPVEIVNGLMLRLGIGTLIGAGCGWLLSLFLKRATFVSEDLKNLVVLAGVWGLFGLSQMIRSESGLMATVVAGIVLRASAVPEERLLRRFKGQLTILCVSVLFILLSADLSIASVFALGWGSVLAVGVLMFVVRPLSVAFCTLKSSLNWRQKLFVAWVAPRGIVSASVASLFAILLTSAGINGGDSIKAMVFLTIMMTVFIEGLTARWVARCLKITSDQATGAVIIGCNPLGRLIARLFQERGESVVLIDTDPEACQKASEENLPVYQSSGLDANVLEEAGISSMGTFMALTSNGEVNLVLAQRAVEEFEPPRVLAVFPQNSSSSPTNNKTKVNQAFIEQASIKTWNQYLTEGQIKLGKTVLKEPELSLQQAHLQALIRAGELLPLLLKRENNLLVVTPSESWQPKDELIYLLHDPRPKLLKRLGGGLQSSRLALEELPEVEELPIAAPSAPSELKTITETAKR, from the coding sequence ATGGAAGGATCTTTTGAATTAACCTTGCAGATAGTCATTACCGTGATTGCAGGTATTAGCGCCCAAGTCATCGCTGAATATCTTAAAGTTCCCAGTATTGTGTTTTTGCTAGTGTTTGGCATAACTCTGGGTCCCGATGGCTTAAATTATTTGCATCCCCATCATCTCGGGGTAGGTTTAGAGGTGATGGTCGCCCTTTCGGTCGCTATTATTTTGTTTGAAGGAGGACTTAATTTAGGGTTACGAGATTTGGGGCGAGTGTCTGGGAGTTTACGAAATCTCGTGACAGTGGGGACACTCATTACCTTAATTGGCGGTGGGATGTCTGCTCACTGGCTGGCAGAATTTCCTTGGTCGATCGCTTTTCTTTATGCCTCTTTAGTGGTAGTGACCGGACCAACCGTGATCGGACCCTTACTTAAACAAGTTCATGTGGACCGACAAGTGGCAACGTTGCTGGAAGGGGAAGGGGTGCTGATCGATCCGGTGGGGGCCATTTTAGCCGTCGTGGTCTTGGATACGATTATCAATAGTCATGCGAGTCCAGTAGAAATCGTCAACGGCCTGATGTTACGCTTGGGAATCGGAACCCTTATCGGGGCCGGGTGCGGCTGGTTACTAAGTCTGTTTCTCAAACGCGCCACCTTTGTTTCAGAAGACCTGAAAAATTTAGTCGTGCTGGCTGGGGTTTGGGGACTGTTTGGATTATCCCAAATGATTCGCAGTGAATCGGGGTTAATGGCCACTGTGGTGGCGGGAATTGTCCTAAGAGCCTCGGCTGTTCCCGAAGAACGCCTATTAAGACGATTTAAGGGACAGTTAACTATTTTGTGTGTTTCGGTTTTATTCATTCTCCTATCGGCTGATCTGTCCATCGCCAGTGTTTTTGCTTTGGGATGGGGTAGTGTACTCGCTGTGGGGGTATTGATGTTCGTGGTTCGTCCCCTTAGTGTAGCTTTCTGTACCCTCAAGAGCAGTTTAAACTGGCGACAGAAGCTATTTGTGGCCTGGGTAGCTCCCAGAGGGATTGTCTCGGCTTCTGTGGCTTCTCTGTTTGCGATTTTATTGACCAGTGCGGGGATCAATGGTGGAGATTCCATTAAAGCGATGGTCTTTTTGACGATTATGATGACGGTGTTTATTGAAGGATTAACCGCGAGATGGGTAGCTCGCTGCTTAAAGATTACCTCAGATCAAGCTACCGGAGCCGTGATTATTGGCTGTAATCCCTTGGGACGTTTGATTGCTCGTCTGTTCCAAGAACGCGGAGAATCTGTGGTTCTCATTGACACAGATCCTGAAGCTTGCCAAAAAGCGAGTGAAGAAAACTTACCCGTCTATCAAAGTAGTGGATTAGATGCAAATGTATTAGAAGAAGCGGGTATTAGCTCTATGGGAACTTTTATGGCTTTGACCAGTAATGGTGAGGTAAATTTAGTCTTAGCCCAAAGAGCCGTTGAAGAATTTGAACCGCCTCGGGTTTTAGCGGTATTTCCTCAAAACTCCAGTAGCAGCCCTACCAATAATAAAACTAAGGTCAACCAAGCTTTTATTGAACAAGCTTCGATTAAAACTTGGAATCAGTATTTAACTGAAGGACAAATCAAATTAGGAAAAACAGTGCTTAAAGAGCCGGAATTGTCTCTACAACAAGCTCATTTACAAGCTTTAATTCGCGCCGGGGAATTGTTACCTTTATTGCTCAAACGGGAAAATAATCTTCTCGTGGTTACCCCTTCAGAATCCTGGCAACCGAAAGATGAACTGATTTATCTGCTGCACGACCCTAGACCTAAACTGCTCAAGCGGCTTGGGGGTGGCCTTCAATCCTCTCGTTTAGCTTTAGAAGAGCTTCCTGAAGTGGAAGAGTTACCCATTGCGGCTCCTTCTGCCCCCTCGGAGTTAAAAACCATCACAGAAACAGCAAAAAGATAA